A portion of the Macrobrachium nipponense isolate FS-2020 chromosome 12, ASM1510439v2, whole genome shotgun sequence genome contains these proteins:
- the LOC135224784 gene encoding blastula protease 10-like, whose amino-acid sequence MHYGSRSFTANGKITIVTRNPLAQELIGQRRGLSHYDKLLANRMYSCTNKWLRNCGLPSDPCKNGGYTGAKCQCLCPSGTSGRQCEVISQGYYDSLLSGCSENITTEGKIASPNYPNNYPADLRCVKWIQAPECHKVQLVFRSFEIFGRSAFCREESCCFYEILEIRTKDLLDGDIYCGTDILPGTVFTSWTNHMVLFFITRTSAFPGWSADVTFVPDLDCKPTIPPMKTESTRPPTPSIVEYSSTVSTPSPSTHVPIEATYTTTHTVPTTPGEFSCETHVISSTSIQWTSPMFGFTDYPEDVDCALTLSSPFPAWATMTLNEFALQQPNERGQCQDAVIIQKPFDLGQEE is encoded by the exons ATGCACTATGGGTCAAGG AGCTTTACAGCGAATGGGAAGATTACCATAGTTACAAGGAACCCTCTTGCTCAGGAACTCATAGGCCAGAGGAGAGGTCTCAGTCATTACGACAAGTTATTGGCAAACAGGATGTACTCTTGTACAA ATAAATGGCTTCGAAACTGTGGGTTACCATCAGATCCTTGCAAGAACGGCGGATATACTGGGGCAAAGTGCCAATGTTTATGCCCTTCTGGTACCTCTGGGAGGCAGTGTGAGGTCATCAGTCAGGGATATTATG ACAGTCTTCTCTCAGGATGCTCAGAAAATATAACAACAGAGGGGAAAATAGCATCGCCGAATTACCCAAATAATTATCCTGCAG ACCTCCGATGCGTCAAGTGGATTCAGGCTCCCGAATGCCACAAGGTGCAGCTCGTCTTCAGGTCCTTCGAAATCTTCGGCCGCAGCGCCTTCTGCAGGGAGGAGAGCTGCTGCTTCTATGAGATCCTCGAGATCAGGACGAAGGACCTTCTCGACGGAGACAT CTACTGCGGCACTGATATCCTACCTGGGACAGTTTTTACGTCATGGACCAATCACATGGTCCTTTTTTTCATCACGAGAACCAGCGCGTTCCCCGGATGGTCAGCTGATGTGACCTTCGTCCCAGACCTTGATTGCAA ACCCACCATTCCACCTATGAAGACCGAATCTACAAGACCACCTACTCCATCAATCGTTGAGTATTCTTCTACAGTATCTACTCCCAGTCCGAGTACTCATGTGCCTATTGAAGCTACGTACACGACTACTCACACTGTTCCTACAACTCCGGGAGAATTCAGCTGTGAAACTCATGTCATCAGTTCGACCAGCATCCAGTGGACTTCGCCTATGTTTGGATTTACTGACTATCCCGAGGACGTGGACTGCGCTTTGACACTCTCCTCT CCTTTTCCAGCTTGGGCTACAATGACACTGAACGAGTTCGCGCTGCAGCAACCTAATGAACGCGGCCAGTGTCAGGATGCAGTTATAATCCAGAAGCCTTTCGACCTGGGCCAAGAAGAGTAA